Proteins co-encoded in one Hirundo rustica isolate bHirRus1 chromosome 18, bHirRus1.pri.v3, whole genome shotgun sequence genomic window:
- the GRIN2C gene encoding glutamate receptor ionotropic, NMDA 2C isoform X1 — MRGAVSCAGRDTLVDMGRAPAHALLLSMVLGCSAAFTDILLPGPEEPVVNVAVVFGGTSYPLHIRSRLSPQSFLDMPLEIHPITVIVNNTNPSTLLTQICNILASHKIHGIIFEDNVGTEAVAQILDFISSQTQVPIISISGGSAVVLTPKEPGSAFLQLGVSIEQQIQVIFKVLEEYDWGSFAVITSLYPGYNIFLDVIRSFTDASYFGWELQEVLTFEMSQEQSSSRTQRLLRQIDAQVLIVYCSREEAEYLFSMAEQAGLVGPGYVWIVPSMTVGNMEVPPSSFPVGLISVVTESWKLSLRQKVRDGVAIIAMGAASFFRAHGYLPEVGRDCWTPTRATATNTSFYRHLLNVTWEHRDFSFNEGGYLVRPTMVVITLNQHRLWEMVGKWEKGIIHMKYPVWPRYGSFMQPVVDNRHLTVATLEERPFVIVENTDPSTGVCVRNTVPCRKQTNSSQSGDGLVDPYTKLCCKGFCIDILKKLAKAVKFSYDLYLVTNGKHGKIVRGVWNGMIGEVYYKRADMAIGSLTINEERSEIVDFSVPFVETGISVMVARSNGTVSPSAFLEPYSPAVWVMMFVMCLTVVAITVFVFEYFSPVGYNQNLTSGKRPGGPSFTIGKSVWLLWALVFNNSVPIENPKGTTSKIMVLIWAFFAVIFLASYTANLAAFMIQEQYIDTVSGLSDRKFQRPQEQYPPFRFGTVPNGSTERNIRSNYPDMHTHMVKYNQRSVEDALTSLKMGKLDAFIYDAAVLNYMAGKDEGCKLVTIGSGKVFATTGYGIALQKDSRWKRAIDLALLQFLGDGETQKLETVWLSGICQNEKNEVMSSKLDIDNMAGVFYMLLVAMGLSLLVFSWEHLVYWKLRHSVPKSHKLDFLLAISRGIYSCFNGVQTLSSPGRAPTPDVTASSAQANVLKMLQAAKEMVTTASVGGSLEQATRTIEDWSNHSERLQTTFSLRTPQLVVQNSTGTHRGPPSGPHPAERLGRTYAPKGAPLGLPLPQPIPVDSRSHGEENRRGANEHPHLLHPLKFRGGCVGDEALTGFPHLLVKTSPGGDYGEQMLVGNHVGAPLPPPTSPRDLPPPDIYREHKRPPGRGDRLQNNPLLQRDGAHGGSGTLPRLLSAAEKREVGSAFLSPSCSRGAFPKVTRTCRARGEPARPEAAAMEREKLSRWASSARAPGERGEKRRPAGLRRCGAARPPARADVPDLFPEAEAGYGCGSRCPQAAGRLPPRSPVTRLPSYREACRQNPRATATVPACAPHAYVNSYADLPLYARRLSRWSPPPRERSVVHPCDRGSGRWDGACRDCGRRGELALLRAVGAERRDPLVARGVASPCAGGSWRRVSSLESEV; from the exons ATGCGAGGGGCTGTgtcctgtgctggcagggacacGCTGGTGGACATGGGCAGAGCGCCGGCGCACGCTCTGCTACTGTCGATGGTGCTGGGCTGCTCGGCTGCCTTCACGGACATCCTGCTGCCAGGCCCTGAGGAGCCGGTGGTCAACGTGGCCGTGGTGTTTGGGGGCACATCCTACCCTCTGCACATCCGGTCCCGCCTGAGCCCCCAGAGCTTCCTGGACATGCCCCTGGAGATCCACCCCATCACTGTTATCGTCAACAACACCAACCCCAGCACCCTCCTCACCCAGATCTGCAACATCCTCGCCAGCCACAAGATCCACGGCATCATCTTTGAAGACAACGTGGGCACAGAGGCCGTGGCCCAGATCCTTGACTTCATCTCCTCCCAGACACAGGTCCCTATCATCAGCATCAGTGGCGGGTCTGCAGTGGTCCTGACTCCAAAG GAGCCCGGATCAGCTTTCCTGCAGTTGGGTGTCTCCATTGAGCAGCAAATCCAGGTGATCTTCAAAGTGCTGGAGGAATACGACTGGGGCTCCTTTGCTGTCATCACCAGCCTCTACCCAGGCTACAACATCTTCCTGGACGTCATCCGCTCCTTCACGGATGCCAGCTACtttggctgggagctgcaggaggtgctCACCTTCGAGAtgagccaggagcagagcagctccaggacgCAGCGGCTCTTGCGCCAGATTGATGCCCAGGTCCTCATTGTTTACTGCTCCCGAGAGGAGGCTGAGTATCTCTTCTCCATGGCAGAACAAGCCGGGCTTGTGGGGCCAGGATACGTCTGGATCGTGCCCAGCATGACAGTGGGCAACATGGAGGTGCCGCCCTCCTCCTTCCCGGTTGGCCTCATCAGCGTGGTGACGGAGAGCTGGAAGCTGAGCCTGCGGCAGAAGGTGCGGGATGGTGTGGCCATCATTGCCATGGGGGCAGCCAGCTTCTTCCGTGCCCATGGCTACCTCCCAGAGGTGGGGCGGGACTGCTGGACCCCCACCAGGGCCACTGCCACCAACACAAGCTTCTACCG GCACCTCCTCAATGTGACGTGGGAGCACAGGGACTTCTCCTTCAATGAAGGTGGCTACCTGGTCAGGCCCACCATGGTGGTGATCACGCTCAACCAGCACCGGCTCTGGGAGATG GTGGGCAAATGGGAAAAAGGCATCATCCACATGAAGTACCCGGTGTGGCCCCGCTATGGCTCCTTCATGCAGCCCGTGGTTGACAACCGCCACCTGACAGTGGCCACCCTGGAGGAGAGACCCTTCGTCATCGTGGAGAACACGGACCCCAGCACGGGGGTCTGCGTGCGCAACACCGTGCCCTGCCGCAAGCAGACCAACTCGTCCCAGAG TGGTGATGGCCTTGTGGATCCCTACACCAAGCTGTGCTGCAAAGGTTTCTGCATCGACATCCTGAAGAAGCTGGCCAAGGCAGTGAAGTTCTCCTACGACCTCTACCTGGTGACTAATGGCAAACATGGCAAGATTGTCCGTGGGGTCTGGAACGGCATGATTGGTGAG GTGTACTACAAGAGAGCAGACATGGCCATCGGCTCCCTCACCATCAACGAGGAGCGGTCCGAGATCGTGGATTTCTCCGTGCCCTTTGTGGAGACGGGCATCAGCGTCATGGTGGCCCGGAGCAATGGCACCGTGTCCCCCTCCGCTTTCCTGG AGCCTTATAGCCCAGCTGTGTGGGTCATGATGTTTGTCATGTGCCTCACTGTGGTGGCCATCACCGTCTTTGTGTTCGAGTATTTCAGCCCTGTTGGCTACAACCAGAACCTCACCAGTGGCAAGA ggccaggaggtcCCTCCTTCACCATTGGCAAGTCCGTGTGGCTGCTGTGGGCTCTGGTCTTCAACAACTCAGTCCCCATCGAGAACCCCAAGGGCACCACCAGCAAGATCATGGTGCTCATCTGGGCCTTCTTCGCCGTCATCTTCCTCGCCAGCTACACGGCCAACCTGGCTGCCTTCATGATCCAGGAGCAGTACATTGACACTGTGTCGGGGCTGAGTGACAGGAAG TTCCAGAGGCCACAGGAGCAGTACCCACCCTTCCGCTTTGGCACTGTCCCCAACGGCAGCACCGAGAGGAACATCCGCAGCAACTACCCCGACATGCACACCCACATGGTGAAGTACAACCAGCGCTCTGTGGAGGATGCCCTCACCAGCCTCAAAATGGG GAAGTTGGATGCCTTCATCTACGATGCGGCAGTGCTCAACTACATGGCGGGCAAGGACGAGGGCTGCAAGCTGGTGACCATCGGCAGCGGGAAGGTGTTTGCCACCACGGGCTACGGCATCGCCCTGCAGAAGGACTCACGCTGGAAGCGGGCCATTGACCTGGCCCTGCTCCAGTTCCTGGGAGACG GTGAGACCCAGAAGCTGGAGACGGTTTGGCTGTCAGGGATCTGCCAGAATGAGAAGAATGAGGTGATGAGCAGCAAGCTGGACATTGACAACATGGCTGGGGTTTTCTACATGCTGCTGGTGGCCATGGGGCTGAGCCTGCTGGTCTTCTCCTGGGAGCACCTTGTCTACTGGAAGCTGCGTCATTCTGTCCCCAAGTCCCACAAGCTTGATTTCCTCCTGGCCATCAGCAGG GGCATCTACAGCTGCTTCAATGGGGTGCAGACCCTGTCGAGCCCCGGGCGGGCGCCCACACCCGATGTCAcagccagctcagcccaggCCAATGtgctgaaaatgctgcaggCGGCCAAAGAGATGGTGACAACGGCCAGCGTGGGCGGCTCACTGGAGCAGGCCACCCGCACCATTGAGGACTGGAGCAACCACAGCGAGCGCCTGCAGACCACCTTCTCCCTGAGGACACCCCAGCTCGTGGTGCAGAACAGCACTGGCACACACCGGGGGCCCCCCTCTGGCCCACACCCTGCCGAGAGGCTGGGGAGAACCTACGCTCCCAAGGGTGCTCCCCTGGGGCTTCCGCtgccccagcccatccctgtgGACTCCCGTTCGCACGGGGAGGAGAACCGGAGAGGGGCAAACGAGCACCCCCACCTGCTACACCCCCTGAAGTTTCGGGGCGGCTGTGTAGGGGATGAAGCCCTCACAGGTTTCCCCCACCTCCTGGTGAAGACTTCTCCAGGAGGGGATTATGGGGAGCAGATGCTGGTGGGGAACCACGTCGGGGCGCCCCTCCcgccccccacatcccccaggGACCTCCCACCGCCGGACATCTACAGGGAGCACAAGCGGCCGCCGGGACGCGGGGACCGGCTGCAAAACAACCCCCTTCTCCAGAGGGACGGGGCACACGGGGGCTCAGGAACTCTGCCCCGGCTGCTCTCGGCAGCGGAGAAGCGGGAGGTGGGCAGCGCTTTTCTGTCTCCATCCTGCTCTCGCGGAGCCTTCCCGAAAGTCACCAGGACTTGCAGAGCCAGGGGCGAGCCGGCGCGGCCGGAGGCGGCGGCGATGGAGCGGGAGAAGCTGAGCCGGTGGGCGAGCTCGGCCAGGGCGCCCGGGGAGCGCGGCGAGAAGCGGCGTCCAGCGGGGCTGCGGCGCTGCGgagccgcccgcccgcccgcccgcgccgaCGTGCCCGACCTCTTCCCCGAAGCTGAGGCCGGCTACGGCTGCGGCTCCCGCTGCCCGCAGGCCGCTGGCCGGCTGCCGCCGCGCTCGCCCGTGACCCGGCTGCCGTCCTACCGGGAGGCTTGCCGGCAAAACCCCCGTGCCACCGCCACCGTGCCGGCGTGCGCTCCCCACGCCTACGTGAACTCCTACGCCGACCTGCCCCTCTACGCGAGACGCCTCTCGCGGTGGTCCCCGCCGCCCCGGGAGCGCTCCGTGGTGCATCCCTGCGACCGGGGATCCGGGCGCTGGGACGGCGCCTGCAGAGACTGTGGGAGGCGCGGGGAGCTGGCCTTGCTGCGGGCGGTGGGGGCGGAGAGGAGGGACCCGCTGGTGGCCCGCGGGGTGGCGAGTCCCTGCGCCGGCGGGTCCTGGCGGCGGGTCTCCAGCCTGGAGTCGGAGGTGTGA
- the GRIN2C gene encoding glutamate receptor ionotropic, NMDA 2C isoform X2, giving the protein MGRAPAHALLLSMVLGCSAAFTDILLPGPEEPVVNVAVVFGGTSYPLHIRSRLSPQSFLDMPLEIHPITVIVNNTNPSTLLTQICNILASHKIHGIIFEDNVGTEAVAQILDFISSQTQVPIISISGGSAVVLTPKEPGSAFLQLGVSIEQQIQVIFKVLEEYDWGSFAVITSLYPGYNIFLDVIRSFTDASYFGWELQEVLTFEMSQEQSSSRTQRLLRQIDAQVLIVYCSREEAEYLFSMAEQAGLVGPGYVWIVPSMTVGNMEVPPSSFPVGLISVVTESWKLSLRQKVRDGVAIIAMGAASFFRAHGYLPEVGRDCWTPTRATATNTSFYRHLLNVTWEHRDFSFNEGGYLVRPTMVVITLNQHRLWEMVGKWEKGIIHMKYPVWPRYGSFMQPVVDNRHLTVATLEERPFVIVENTDPSTGVCVRNTVPCRKQTNSSQSGDGLVDPYTKLCCKGFCIDILKKLAKAVKFSYDLYLVTNGKHGKIVRGVWNGMIGEVYYKRADMAIGSLTINEERSEIVDFSVPFVETGISVMVARSNGTVSPSAFLEPYSPAVWVMMFVMCLTVVAITVFVFEYFSPVGYNQNLTSGKRPGGPSFTIGKSVWLLWALVFNNSVPIENPKGTTSKIMVLIWAFFAVIFLASYTANLAAFMIQEQYIDTVSGLSDRKFQRPQEQYPPFRFGTVPNGSTERNIRSNYPDMHTHMVKYNQRSVEDALTSLKMGKLDAFIYDAAVLNYMAGKDEGCKLVTIGSGKVFATTGYGIALQKDSRWKRAIDLALLQFLGDGETQKLETVWLSGICQNEKNEVMSSKLDIDNMAGVFYMLLVAMGLSLLVFSWEHLVYWKLRHSVPKSHKLDFLLAISRGIYSCFNGVQTLSSPGRAPTPDVTASSAQANVLKMLQAAKEMVTTASVGGSLEQATRTIEDWSNHSERLQTTFSLRTPQLVVQNSTGTHRGPPSGPHPAERLGRTYAPKGAPLGLPLPQPIPVDSRSHGEENRRGANEHPHLLHPLKFRGGCVGDEALTGFPHLLVKTSPGGDYGEQMLVGNHVGAPLPPPTSPRDLPPPDIYREHKRPPGRGDRLQNNPLLQRDGAHGGSGTLPRLLSAAEKREVGSAFLSPSCSRGAFPKVTRTCRARGEPARPEAAAMEREKLSRWASSARAPGERGEKRRPAGLRRCGAARPPARADVPDLFPEAEAGYGCGSRCPQAAGRLPPRSPVTRLPSYREACRQNPRATATVPACAPHAYVNSYADLPLYARRLSRWSPPPRERSVVHPCDRGSGRWDGACRDCGRRGELALLRAVGAERRDPLVARGVASPCAGGSWRRVSSLESEV; this is encoded by the exons ATGGGCAGAGCGCCGGCGCACGCTCTGCTACTGTCGATGGTGCTGGGCTGCTCGGCTGCCTTCACGGACATCCTGCTGCCAGGCCCTGAGGAGCCGGTGGTCAACGTGGCCGTGGTGTTTGGGGGCACATCCTACCCTCTGCACATCCGGTCCCGCCTGAGCCCCCAGAGCTTCCTGGACATGCCCCTGGAGATCCACCCCATCACTGTTATCGTCAACAACACCAACCCCAGCACCCTCCTCACCCAGATCTGCAACATCCTCGCCAGCCACAAGATCCACGGCATCATCTTTGAAGACAACGTGGGCACAGAGGCCGTGGCCCAGATCCTTGACTTCATCTCCTCCCAGACACAGGTCCCTATCATCAGCATCAGTGGCGGGTCTGCAGTGGTCCTGACTCCAAAG GAGCCCGGATCAGCTTTCCTGCAGTTGGGTGTCTCCATTGAGCAGCAAATCCAGGTGATCTTCAAAGTGCTGGAGGAATACGACTGGGGCTCCTTTGCTGTCATCACCAGCCTCTACCCAGGCTACAACATCTTCCTGGACGTCATCCGCTCCTTCACGGATGCCAGCTACtttggctgggagctgcaggaggtgctCACCTTCGAGAtgagccaggagcagagcagctccaggacgCAGCGGCTCTTGCGCCAGATTGATGCCCAGGTCCTCATTGTTTACTGCTCCCGAGAGGAGGCTGAGTATCTCTTCTCCATGGCAGAACAAGCCGGGCTTGTGGGGCCAGGATACGTCTGGATCGTGCCCAGCATGACAGTGGGCAACATGGAGGTGCCGCCCTCCTCCTTCCCGGTTGGCCTCATCAGCGTGGTGACGGAGAGCTGGAAGCTGAGCCTGCGGCAGAAGGTGCGGGATGGTGTGGCCATCATTGCCATGGGGGCAGCCAGCTTCTTCCGTGCCCATGGCTACCTCCCAGAGGTGGGGCGGGACTGCTGGACCCCCACCAGGGCCACTGCCACCAACACAAGCTTCTACCG GCACCTCCTCAATGTGACGTGGGAGCACAGGGACTTCTCCTTCAATGAAGGTGGCTACCTGGTCAGGCCCACCATGGTGGTGATCACGCTCAACCAGCACCGGCTCTGGGAGATG GTGGGCAAATGGGAAAAAGGCATCATCCACATGAAGTACCCGGTGTGGCCCCGCTATGGCTCCTTCATGCAGCCCGTGGTTGACAACCGCCACCTGACAGTGGCCACCCTGGAGGAGAGACCCTTCGTCATCGTGGAGAACACGGACCCCAGCACGGGGGTCTGCGTGCGCAACACCGTGCCCTGCCGCAAGCAGACCAACTCGTCCCAGAG TGGTGATGGCCTTGTGGATCCCTACACCAAGCTGTGCTGCAAAGGTTTCTGCATCGACATCCTGAAGAAGCTGGCCAAGGCAGTGAAGTTCTCCTACGACCTCTACCTGGTGACTAATGGCAAACATGGCAAGATTGTCCGTGGGGTCTGGAACGGCATGATTGGTGAG GTGTACTACAAGAGAGCAGACATGGCCATCGGCTCCCTCACCATCAACGAGGAGCGGTCCGAGATCGTGGATTTCTCCGTGCCCTTTGTGGAGACGGGCATCAGCGTCATGGTGGCCCGGAGCAATGGCACCGTGTCCCCCTCCGCTTTCCTGG AGCCTTATAGCCCAGCTGTGTGGGTCATGATGTTTGTCATGTGCCTCACTGTGGTGGCCATCACCGTCTTTGTGTTCGAGTATTTCAGCCCTGTTGGCTACAACCAGAACCTCACCAGTGGCAAGA ggccaggaggtcCCTCCTTCACCATTGGCAAGTCCGTGTGGCTGCTGTGGGCTCTGGTCTTCAACAACTCAGTCCCCATCGAGAACCCCAAGGGCACCACCAGCAAGATCATGGTGCTCATCTGGGCCTTCTTCGCCGTCATCTTCCTCGCCAGCTACACGGCCAACCTGGCTGCCTTCATGATCCAGGAGCAGTACATTGACACTGTGTCGGGGCTGAGTGACAGGAAG TTCCAGAGGCCACAGGAGCAGTACCCACCCTTCCGCTTTGGCACTGTCCCCAACGGCAGCACCGAGAGGAACATCCGCAGCAACTACCCCGACATGCACACCCACATGGTGAAGTACAACCAGCGCTCTGTGGAGGATGCCCTCACCAGCCTCAAAATGGG GAAGTTGGATGCCTTCATCTACGATGCGGCAGTGCTCAACTACATGGCGGGCAAGGACGAGGGCTGCAAGCTGGTGACCATCGGCAGCGGGAAGGTGTTTGCCACCACGGGCTACGGCATCGCCCTGCAGAAGGACTCACGCTGGAAGCGGGCCATTGACCTGGCCCTGCTCCAGTTCCTGGGAGACG GTGAGACCCAGAAGCTGGAGACGGTTTGGCTGTCAGGGATCTGCCAGAATGAGAAGAATGAGGTGATGAGCAGCAAGCTGGACATTGACAACATGGCTGGGGTTTTCTACATGCTGCTGGTGGCCATGGGGCTGAGCCTGCTGGTCTTCTCCTGGGAGCACCTTGTCTACTGGAAGCTGCGTCATTCTGTCCCCAAGTCCCACAAGCTTGATTTCCTCCTGGCCATCAGCAGG GGCATCTACAGCTGCTTCAATGGGGTGCAGACCCTGTCGAGCCCCGGGCGGGCGCCCACACCCGATGTCAcagccagctcagcccaggCCAATGtgctgaaaatgctgcaggCGGCCAAAGAGATGGTGACAACGGCCAGCGTGGGCGGCTCACTGGAGCAGGCCACCCGCACCATTGAGGACTGGAGCAACCACAGCGAGCGCCTGCAGACCACCTTCTCCCTGAGGACACCCCAGCTCGTGGTGCAGAACAGCACTGGCACACACCGGGGGCCCCCCTCTGGCCCACACCCTGCCGAGAGGCTGGGGAGAACCTACGCTCCCAAGGGTGCTCCCCTGGGGCTTCCGCtgccccagcccatccctgtgGACTCCCGTTCGCACGGGGAGGAGAACCGGAGAGGGGCAAACGAGCACCCCCACCTGCTACACCCCCTGAAGTTTCGGGGCGGCTGTGTAGGGGATGAAGCCCTCACAGGTTTCCCCCACCTCCTGGTGAAGACTTCTCCAGGAGGGGATTATGGGGAGCAGATGCTGGTGGGGAACCACGTCGGGGCGCCCCTCCcgccccccacatcccccaggGACCTCCCACCGCCGGACATCTACAGGGAGCACAAGCGGCCGCCGGGACGCGGGGACCGGCTGCAAAACAACCCCCTTCTCCAGAGGGACGGGGCACACGGGGGCTCAGGAACTCTGCCCCGGCTGCTCTCGGCAGCGGAGAAGCGGGAGGTGGGCAGCGCTTTTCTGTCTCCATCCTGCTCTCGCGGAGCCTTCCCGAAAGTCACCAGGACTTGCAGAGCCAGGGGCGAGCCGGCGCGGCCGGAGGCGGCGGCGATGGAGCGGGAGAAGCTGAGCCGGTGGGCGAGCTCGGCCAGGGCGCCCGGGGAGCGCGGCGAGAAGCGGCGTCCAGCGGGGCTGCGGCGCTGCGgagccgcccgcccgcccgcccgcgccgaCGTGCCCGACCTCTTCCCCGAAGCTGAGGCCGGCTACGGCTGCGGCTCCCGCTGCCCGCAGGCCGCTGGCCGGCTGCCGCCGCGCTCGCCCGTGACCCGGCTGCCGTCCTACCGGGAGGCTTGCCGGCAAAACCCCCGTGCCACCGCCACCGTGCCGGCGTGCGCTCCCCACGCCTACGTGAACTCCTACGCCGACCTGCCCCTCTACGCGAGACGCCTCTCGCGGTGGTCCCCGCCGCCCCGGGAGCGCTCCGTGGTGCATCCCTGCGACCGGGGATCCGGGCGCTGGGACGGCGCCTGCAGAGACTGTGGGAGGCGCGGGGAGCTGGCCTTGCTGCGGGCGGTGGGGGCGGAGAGGAGGGACCCGCTGGTGGCCCGCGGGGTGGCGAGTCCCTGCGCCGGCGGGTCCTGGCGGCGGGTCTCCAGCCTGGAGTCGGAGGTGTGA